The sequence GTGAAGCAGAAACCGCACTCGAATTGCCGGAAATTACTATTGATCTGGATATCAATCATGGCCCCTTGCTGTTCAGCGGATTAGGTGCGGTGGGTGTGGCTGACTGGACCGCCACAGTTGATGGCCAGGAACTCAGAGAACACCTGAGCTGGCCCGCAGAAACCCCCTTTTACCGTATTCAGGGTGTAACGGGGTTATCCGGTAACAGCAGCTTTCAGGATATGTTCAGCGCCTTTGAAGGCAAACAAACCGAACTATTGTCATCAATGAGCTTCAGCGGCTATGTTGGCAGCGGCGAGATTACCGGCGATGAAATTCGCTATTACGGCGCCGCCGACTCGCTGACCCTGCAAAGCGAGAAGCTGAATATCACCAGCCAGCAACTGGCGGTTAATCTGCAAGCCGAGGCCGATTTTGCCAGCATGCTGCGGGGTGAGTTTTATGACAGCGACACCCTATTCAGCCTCGAAAAACTCAATATCACTAATAGCCAGTCTGCCCAACCCATTATCCTGGACGGCCTGAAGTTCCGTGCTCAGAGTCAGGTTAACCATGAAGAAGAAACGGGCAATATCGCGCTGGATTATCGTCTGGCGACCCTGACAATGCCGGAGTTTAATGCCAGTGATTTGCAACTGGCCATGGATGTCAGCCAGATCAGCCTGGATTTTCTGAAAGCTTACCAGGAGTTTATCCGCAATCTGGCTGCCACAGATCCACAGCAGTTAGAACAGGCCACTCAGGCGTTTATGCTGGATAACCTGTTGATGGTGCTGACACCGGAGCCGGAACTGAATATCACCAGCCTTAAGGGCACCCTGCCCCAGGGCGATTTTAACGGTTATCTGAACAGTAAACTGGTGAATATCGACAGCCTGCCAAAGAATATGGCCGACAAAGGCTTCTGGATAAAGCACACACTGGCCGATGCCCAGGTGCAGATGGACAAAGAAGTCGCCGAATGGCTCGCGG comes from Lacimicrobium alkaliphilum and encodes:
- a CDS encoding YdgA family protein encodes the protein MNKGLLIGAAVVVAALAISPKYIGTEVEKSLQHNAVQISQLPGYQLEVTTLEQSWFNTRATLTLAMDITEMGAGEAETALELPEITIDLDINHGPLLFSGLGAVGVADWTATVDGQELREHLSWPAETPFYRIQGVTGLSGNSSFQDMFSAFEGKQTELLSSMSFSGYVGSGEITGDEIRYYGAADSLTLQSEKLNITSQQLAVNLQAEADFASMLRGEFYDSDTLFSLEKLNITNSQSAQPIILDGLKFRAQSQVNHEEETGNIALDYRLATLTMPEFNASDLQLAMDVSQISLDFLKAYQEFIRNLAATDPQQLEQATQAFMLDNLLMVLTPEPELNITSLKGTLPQGDFNGYLNSKLVNIDSLPKNMADKGFWIKHTLADAQVQMDKEVAEWLAARQMLNQLKTSVPPQQWDQAQMEQLARQQAPVMLENLSKQGMLSQTEEGYQAVFSLKDGEANLNGTAIPLPM